The nucleotide sequence CTCCTCGAGATCCGCCACCCGGCCCGCCTCGTGGGGGTGGATGCCTACGGCCACCCACACTCTCGCCGGGGATGAGCAGGCCGTGGCCGGATCCGGCGGCTCCTCGCCCCTTTCAGAAAAGCGGCGGGCCAGCGCGAGGTTGGCCTCGGAGGAGGCCAGGTCCGACCCGCACGTAATCACGTCCCGGACGCCCGCCTGGTAGGCCCGCTCGAGCACCGCGCCCCGATCGGCCTCGAAGCGGGCATCGTCCAGGTGCAGGTGCGTATCGACCAGGTCCACGAGCGGCCTCACTTCACTTTGCTGCCCGGCGGCAGGGCCGCCTCCGGCGTCACCAGGGCGAGCTTGCCGTCCTCGGTCGAACCGGCCAGCAGCATCCCTTCGGAGATCTCCCCCCGCAGGCGGGCGGGCTTGAGGTTGGCCACCACCACGATCTGTTTGCCGGGCAGGTCCTCGGGCCGGTACCACCGGGCGATGCCGGCGACCACCTGGCGCGGCCGTCCCTCCCCCAGGTCCACCCGGAGCTTGAGCAGCCGGTCGGAACCCTTGACGGGCTCGGCCTCCAGGATGGTGGCGACCCGCAGGTCGACCCGGGCGAACTCGTCGATGGTGATGATCCCGTCGGCCGGGGCCGCCGGAGCGCCGGCGCTCGTCGTCGCCGCCGGTACGGGGGTGGACTCCAGGGCCTTCGGGCCGTTGCCGGCCTCCTGGCGCTTCGTCTCGATGCGCGGAAAGAGGGGCTGGCCCTTGCGGGTGCGGGTGCCGGGCGCGATGCGGCCCCAGGCCAGGTCCTCCCAGCGCTGGCTCTCGAACGCCTGGGAGATGCCCAGTTGCTCCCAGATGGAGCGCGCGGTCCGGGGCAGGAAAGGCCCGACCAGCAGCGCCGTCACCCGCAGCGCCTCGGCAAGGTTGTACAGCACGGTGGCGAGCCTGGTCGCGGCCTGCGGATCCTGGTCCCGCCGCGCGTGCTCTCGCCAGGGCTCGGCCTGATCGATGTACTTGTTGGCGCGGCCGATGAAGCGCCAGATGGCGGCGAGCGCCGTGTTGATCTGGAGATCGTCGAGCAGCGAGCGTGCCTCGCCGGCCACCTGCCGGGCAAGATCCTGGAGCTGCCGGTCGAGGGCCGTGGGCGGCCCCGGCTGCGGCACCACCCCGTCGGCGTACCGCTCGAGCATGGTCAGGCTGCGGTAGACCAGGTTGCCCAAGTCGTTGGCGAGGTCGGCGTTGATCCGGTCGACGAGCGCCTCCTCCGAGAAGTTGCCGTCCTGCCCGAACGAGATCTCCCGCAGCAGGAAGTAGCGGATGGCGTCGCTGCCGTAGCGGTCGATGAGCACGTCGGGGTCGACGACGTTGCCCTTGGACTTGCTCATCTTGGCCTGGTCGAACAAGAGCCACCCGTGGCCGAACACCCGGCGGGGCAACGGCAAATCGAGCGCCATCAGGATGATGGGCCAGATGATGGTGTGGAACCGCACGATCTCCTTGCCGACCAGGTGCACGTCGGCGGGCCAGTACCGCCGGAACCGGGCGTCGTCCCGCAAGTACCCCACGCCCGTCAGGTAGTTGGTGAGCGCATCGAACCAGACGTAGACCACATGGCGGGAGTCGACGGGCACGGGCACGCCCCAGTCGAACGTGGTGCGCGAGACGCAGAGGTCCTCGAGACCCTGCCGGATGAACGCGACCATCTCGTTGCGGCGGCCGGGCGGCTGGATGAACTCCGGATGCTCCTCGATGTGCCGGAGCAGCCGGTCGGCGTACTTGGAGAGCCGGAAGAAGTAGCTCTCCTCCTGCAGAAGCTCCACCGGACGGCCGCAGTCGGGGCACTTGCCGTCCACGAGCTTGCTCTCGAGCCAGAAGGTCTCGCACTGAACGCAATACCAGCCCTCGTACGTGCTCTTGTAGATGTCGCCCTTGTCGTAGATGGTCTGGAAGACGTGCTGGACTACCTGCTCGTGGTCGGCGTCGGTGGTGCGGATGAACCGGTCGTAGGAGATGTCGAGCCGCTCCCACAACCGCTTGAACGTCGCCACGATCTCGTCCACGTACTGCCGGGGAGTGACGCCCCGGTCCTGAGCCTTGCGCTGGATCTTCTG is from Limnochorda sp. L945t and encodes:
- the metG gene encoding methionine--tRNA ligase, which codes for MAQTGKFYITTPIYYPSDRLHVGHAYTTTAADALARWHRFLGEDVFFLTGSDEHGQKIQRKAQDRGVTPRQYVDEIVATFKRLWERLDISYDRFIRTTDADHEQVVQHVFQTIYDKGDIYKSTYEGWYCVQCETFWLESKLVDGKCPDCGRPVELLQEESYFFRLSKYADRLLRHIEEHPEFIQPPGRRNEMVAFIRQGLEDLCVSRTTFDWGVPVPVDSRHVVYVWFDALTNYLTGVGYLRDDARFRRYWPADVHLVGKEIVRFHTIIWPIILMALDLPLPRRVFGHGWLLFDQAKMSKSKGNVVDPDVLIDRYGSDAIRYFLLREISFGQDGNFSEEALVDRINADLANDLGNLVYRSLTMLERYADGVVPQPGPPTALDRQLQDLARQVAGEARSLLDDLQINTALAAIWRFIGRANKYIDQAEPWREHARRDQDPQAATRLATVLYNLAEALRVTALLVGPFLPRTARSIWEQLGISQAFESQRWEDLAWGRIAPGTRTRKGQPLFPRIETKRQEAGNGPKALESTPVPAATTSAGAPAAPADGIITIDEFARVDLRVATILEAEPVKGSDRLLKLRVDLGEGRPRQVVAGIARWYRPEDLPGKQIVVVANLKPARLRGEISEGMLLAGSTEDGKLALVTPEAALPPGSKVK